From the genome of Solidesulfovibrio carbinolicus, one region includes:
- a CDS encoding B12-binding domain-containing radical SAM protein, whose protein sequence is MRVALISPYPDITAYGLRSIAAFLKARGLAVRLILLPDPLGDALLDAPARYPDRVMADLARLCAGCSLVGMSLMTNYVDNAVQITRALAAAGGPPVVWGGVHPTIRPEECLAVADYVCVGDGEEAMADLAEALAAGSDATAIPNIWTRRADGSLAQNPVRPLTQDLDSLPPPDWSHDDHHIWDPEHAENGIVPLTPAMTEALLARGTVSRLLGRIGYQTMTGRGCPHRCAYCVNDAVKALYGAKGYLRWRGTEHVMAELETVRRVLPHIGYVWISDDAFFARPLEEIREFCRQWKARVGLPFTCLGSPATITREKLDALTDAGLCYLQMGVQTGSARIQELFNRKAMGNAVMLQAMAVINAYKDKLLPPSYDFILDTPYETLADRLESVRFIAQIPKPFRLQPFSLVLYPGTKLHAMAAADGFLTDERRQVYTKSYTMRRPDYVNLLILLAKGGRMPSKLLAWLACDAVAVPLSQPVMAPVWRAVFALAEPVKKLLRLARSWRARPGDRA, encoded by the coding sequence ATGCGCGTCGCCCTGATCTCCCCCTATCCCGACATCACCGCTTACGGCCTGCGCTCCATCGCCGCCTTTCTCAAGGCCCGGGGCCTGGCCGTGCGCCTGATCCTTCTGCCCGATCCCCTGGGTGACGCCCTGCTGGACGCCCCGGCCCGCTACCCGGACCGGGTCATGGCCGATCTGGCCCGGCTGTGCGCCGGTTGTTCCCTGGTCGGGATGTCGCTGATGACCAACTACGTGGACAACGCCGTGCAGATCACCCGGGCGCTTGCGGCCGCCGGCGGCCCGCCCGTGGTCTGGGGCGGGGTGCATCCGACCATCCGGCCCGAGGAATGCCTGGCCGTCGCCGACTACGTGTGCGTGGGCGACGGCGAGGAAGCCATGGCCGATCTGGCCGAAGCCCTGGCGGCCGGCAGCGACGCCACGGCCATCCCCAACATCTGGACCCGGCGCGCCGACGGCTCCCTGGCCCAAAATCCGGTGCGTCCCCTGACCCAGGACCTCGACAGCCTGCCGCCCCCGGACTGGTCCCACGACGACCACCACATCTGGGACCCCGAGCACGCCGAAAACGGCATCGTGCCCCTGACCCCGGCCATGACCGAGGCGCTGCTCGCCCGGGGCACGGTGTCGCGGCTGCTGGGCCGGATCGGCTACCAGACCATGACCGGCCGGGGCTGCCCGCACCGCTGCGCCTACTGCGTCAACGACGCGGTCAAGGCCCTGTACGGGGCCAAGGGCTATCTGCGCTGGCGCGGCACCGAACATGTCATGGCCGAACTGGAGACCGTGCGCCGGGTTCTCCCCCACATCGGCTACGTCTGGATCTCCGACGACGCCTTTTTCGCCCGGCCCCTGGAAGAAATCCGGGAGTTTTGCCGCCAGTGGAAGGCCCGGGTCGGCCTGCCGTTTACCTGCCTCGGTTCGCCGGCCACCATCACCCGGGAAAAGCTCGACGCCCTGACCGACGCCGGACTGTGTTATCTGCAAATGGGCGTCCAGACCGGCTCGGCCCGCATCCAGGAACTGTTCAACCGCAAGGCCATGGGCAACGCGGTGATGTTACAAGCCATGGCCGTCATCAACGCCTACAAGGACAAGCTCCTGCCGCCGAGCTACGACTTCATCCTGGACACGCCCTACGAGACGCTGGCCGACCGTCTGGAATCGGTGCGCTTCATCGCCCAGATCCCCAAGCCCTTCCGCTTGCAGCCCTTTTCGCTGGTGCTCTACCCCGGCACCAAGCTCCACGCCATGGCCGCCGCCGACGGGTTTCTCACTGACGAGCGCCGGCAGGTCTATACCAAAAGCTACACCATGCGCCGGCCGGACTACGTCAACCTGCTGATCCTGCTCGCCAAGGGCGGCCGGATGCCGTCGAAGCTCCTGGCATGGCTGGCCTGCGACGCCGTGGCCGTGCCCCTGTCCCAGCCGGTCATGGCCCCGGTCTGGCGGGCAGTGTTCGCCCTGGCCGAACCGGTCAAAAAGCTCCTGCGCCTGGCCCGAAGCTGGCGCGCCCGGCCGGGGGACCGCGCGTGA